A genomic stretch from Megachile rotundata isolate GNS110a chromosome 1, iyMegRotu1, whole genome shotgun sequence includes:
- the LOC100883291 gene encoding uncharacterized protein LOC100883291 has translation MTGDTCAIVTCFLFLTTITLANGQLLSTEHRTNAASERVNDLWCYHCHTSDDGERCSNLTGNYTAFEHKCTGDKRTCMVKRFSFTTSTEDSTSSPLTWSLERNCTSKCEPGCIVIGERTKLSACTTCCEQSLCNVGTGASNDLTMKGIDVFLALLLQITLTIIMYPS, from the exons ATGACCGGCGACACATGTGCCATTGTCACGTGCTTCCTGTTCCTAACGACTATCACACTCGCCAATG GGCAACTGTTATCTACGGAACATCGAACTAACGCAGCATCGGAACGAGTGAACGATCTGTGGTGTTATCATTGTCACACGTCGGACGATGGAGAGAGATGTTCCAATCTGACCGGAAATTACACCGCTTTCGAGCACAAGTGCACTGGTGACAAAAGGACTTGCATG GTAAAACGATTTTCGTTCACCACAAGTACAGAGGATTCAACTTCCAGTCCTTTGACTTGGTCACTCGAGAGAAATTGTACGAGCAAATGCGAACCTGGATGTATAGTAATCGGTGAACGTACAAAATTATCGGCTTGCACAACTTGTTGCGAACAATCGTTGTGTAACGTCGGTACAGGAGCCAGTAATGACTTGACGATGAAAGGGATCGATGTGTTTCTAGCTTTGTTATTGCAAATCACTTTAACCATCATCATGTATCCCTCgtga